GATGATGCGGCGCCATGATTGGACGAATAGTTCGCTCGGTTGCCCGGACGAATGGCCGCAAGCGCTGAAGGTCGCGATCCGGCTGCTGCTCACCTCGAAATTCGAAATGTGGCTCGGCTGGGGTCCAGACATCGCATTTTTTTATAACGACGCCTATCGTCCGACATTGGGCAACAAGCACCCCAACGCGCTTGCTGTGCCGACGAAGGTATTATGGTCTGAAATCTGGAGTGATATCAAAGGCCGCCTGGAAACCGTTTACTCAAGCGGAGAGGCGACATGGGACCGGGCGTTACTCCTGTTGCTCGAACGCGACGGGTACCCGGAGGAGACGTATCACACCTTCTCGTACAGTCCGCTGATCGGAGATAGCGGCAAGGTCGAGGGCGTTTTCTGCGCGGTCACGGAAGAAACCGAGCGCGTCATCAGCGAGCGCCGACTGGCAACCATGCGCACTCTGGCGTCTGGCCTTGCCGTGGCAGACACCGAGGTCGACGTCTTCAACGCGTCACGTGAAGCACTTAAAGAAAACCCGCAGGATCTTCCCTTCTGCGCACTTTACGTTTTTGACGACAAAGGCAATGCGAAGCGCCGGTGGGTGTGTGGTGCAGCCGAAGACGACGTCTTGTTGCCAGTAACTATAACCCGCGGTGCGGGAATCTGGAACCTTGAGCGCGCCTGGCAAAAGCAGGATGTGGAACTGGTAAGTTTGGCCGCTTCTGAAGTCGTGCCCTCAGGCCCCTGGCCGAAAGCCCCGTCTCAGGCTGCGGTCATTCCTCTGGTCGGGCAAGCAAGCGACCAACCCAAGGGCGTTTTGATCAGCGGGCTGAATGCACATCGGGCGGTCAGCGACGATTACCTCGATTTCCTTAAATTGATTGCCGGCCAGATCACGTCGCGATTGGCGAGCGCGGAAGCGTTCGAAACAGAGCGTCGACGGGCAGCGGCACTGGCAGAGGCTGCCGCAATCCGGGAAAAAGCAGCGCTCGCGCTTGAGCATCTCAACCGTCAACTCTCATCAGAAGTGGAACTTCGGACCGCCGAGCGGGACCGGATGCGGGCCCTGTTCCAGCAGGCCCCAAGTTTCATGTGCATCCTCAGCGGGCCTGAACACACTTTCGAGCTGGTTAACGATGCCTACATGCAACTTGTCGGTCACCGCAAGCTCGTCGGCCTCAGCGTCAGAGAAGCCCTTCCCGAGATCGCCGGACAGGGTTTCTTCGAATTGCTAGACGACGTTTTCCAATCGGGCAAACCCTATATAGGCCGCTATGTACCGGTATTTCTGGAGCGGAATGGCAAAAAGCAACCCGACCAGCGCTTCGTGCATCTGATCTATCAGCCAATCTTTGACCTCAACGGATCGCTGACCGGGATTTTCGTGGATGGTTTTGATGTCACGGACCAGAAGCGGGCTGAGGATCAGCTTCAGAGCCTCAACCACACCCTTGAAGAAAAAGTCGAGCAGCGCACTCTCGAGCTGAGAACCGCACTTCTGGAGCTTGAGAAAGAAACGATCGAGCGCGAAACCGCACAGATCGCTTTGAGGCAGGCGCAAAAAATGGAAGCGCTGGGCAACCTGACTGGCGGCGTGGCTCACGACTTTAACAATCTTCTTCAGGTTGTGAGCGGCAACCTGCAGCTTCTCGCCAAGGACATCGACGGCAACAGTCGGGCAGAACAACGCCTTCAAAACGCGCTCGCCGGTGTCGCCCGCGGCGCAAAGCTGGCATCGCAGCTTTTGGCCTTCGGCCGACGTCAGCCGCTAGAGCCGAAAGTCGTCAATGTCCGGAAGCTCATCCAGAATATGGACGACATGCTGCGCCGGGCGCTGGGCGAAGAGGTCGAACTCGAAACCGTTGTTTCCGGCGGCCTTTGGAATACGCTGATCGATCCAAGTCAGTTGGAAAACGCCATCCTGAACCTCGCAATCAATTCGAGGGACGCGATGGAAGGTCGCGGGCGATTGACCATCGAGACCGGAAATGCGGTCCTCGACGACGATTACGCCCTTTCCCACGACGATGTCCGCCCAGGGCAATATGTGCTCGTCGCGGTGACCGACACGGGCTCAGGAATATCGCCCGATATCATCGAGCATGTCCTTGAACCGTTCTTCAGCACCAAAACAGATGGCAAGGGAAGCGGCCTCGGTCTGTCGATGGTTTACGGTTTCCTCAAGCAGTCCGGAGGCAACCTCAAAATTTATAGCGAAGTGGGGCATGGGACCACCATGAAGCTTTATATGCCGCGCACGATGCAGGCCGCAGACAGCCTGAGCGATCAAAAGGCCATTCCCGTGACGGGCGGCACGGAAACTGTTCTTGTGGTCGAGGACGATGACGGCGTGAGGGAAACATCGGTCGCACTGCTGACTGACCTCGGTTACCGCGTCCTCAAGGCGCACGATGCACAGTCCGCGTTCGCCATCGTCAGCAGTGGTGTCCAGATCGACCTGCTGTTTACTGACGTCGTCATGCCGGGCCCGATGCGCAGCACGGAGCTTGCGAGGAAGGCCAAGGCTCAGTTTCCCGGGATCGCTGTGTTGTTTACCTCGGGTTACACTGAAAACTCGATCGTTCACGGCGGTCGCCTCGACGCTGGTGTTGATTTGCTGTCCAAACCCTACACCCGAGAGGCACTGGCCCGTAAAGTCCGCCACGTTCTAAACAACGCGCAGCAACAAAGGATTGCCCTGCAACGGATGGAGCGTCAGGGGCTGGCGACTGCATCCGAGCCGGTGGCGGATCAGGAACAGGAAAGGAAACAGCTTGAAAGCGGCCCAACGGTGTCGCATGTTCTTATCGTGGAGGATGAGCCGCTCATCCTGATGTCGACGGTCGACATGGTAGAGGAACTGGGCCACACGGCGCATGAGGCAAACTCGGCGGAACATGCCCTTGGCGTACTCGAGACAAACAGGATCGACACGTTGCTTACAGATGTCGGCCTGCCCGGCATGTCTGGAATAGAACTCGCAAGACAGGTGCGGGAACGCTGGCCAGACGTGCGGATCGTGTTTGCAAGCGGCGACGACAGCGCCAAGACAGCGTCGGGCATTGCAGATGCACATCAGTTATCCAAGCCCTTCACCATTGAAGGATTGCGTAAGGTGCTGGGTGAGAGCGACGCGACGGTGTAATGTTAGCCATGCGATCATCTCTGTCACCCTGCTGCTCGTGACACTTTCGCTCGGCTTTCCAACGGTCGCTCATTGACGGAGGCAGCCGCCACGATGGATGCGGATGACCGGATGGTTTTTCGCACCAACGTCGTGCCGTTCATCACGCCCGACATCATCTCCGGATACGCCTTTGCCTTCGTGCTGTCGCTCAACGAAAATATCGGCGCTTCCATGACCGTCGGCCTTGCGATGGAAATGCTGCCAATCAAGATATGCAACGCCTCGCGCTACGGATATACCCCCAGCCATGGCGTCCGTAACGGTGCTCTTCGTTGCAACCGCCGCCATCGCCTTCGGACTGATCGCACGCTTCGGCGATCTTCGGCGGTTTCTCGGGGCCACATCTCGACACGATGATTGCGCAAACCGGGGCGCAAGCTGGCCATGCCTCTCCCGCCATCAGGCATTGGTGACTGCCCGTTGCAGCGCAAGATATTCCCAAAGCGCCACAAGCAGTAGAATTGCCGTGCTCGCGACCTGAAGCGCAAAGAGAGGGATACCCGGCACCGGCAATAAGAGACACAGCGCCGCAACCCCGACAAAATGCGAAACCGGCCTTTGATAGGCGGCCGCGGTCTTGACGCCGATGTTGCCGGCCAGAAAAAGGATAGGGCCGCCGAGAATGGCAATCGCTTCACGAAACGTCGCGCCGTCATGGGCATGCGAGAGGCTGAAATCCTCTCCCACCGCCGTCAGGATGATGCCGGCAACGATAGGCAGGTGCCCATAATTGAAGAGGTTATGGGCGATCTTTGCCTTTTCGTCGGCACTTTCGGCCTTCTTGGAAGCCTCCTCCTGCCCGTGATGGAAATATATCCACCACATGGCCACGGTGCTGACGAAGGCCGAGCAAAAAACCAAGAACGTCAGGCCGGAATTCATGTATTCCGTGGCTGTGCGCCCAGTGGTGAGGATCGTTTCGCCAAGGCATATGATGACGAAGAGTGCGCATCGCTCGGCTAGATGTTCGCCTGAAAGGTGCAGCCTGTCTTCATCACTCTTCGCCATGCCTGGCACGACGTAACGGCAGGCGGGCCCCGCATATTCGATCGCGAGCGCGATGCTCCACAAGAGGATACGATCGGAGAGATCGACCAAACCGCCAGCAAGCCAGAACAGGCTGGATATGACGAGCCAGATCGTGACCCGCACGAATATCAGCAAGGACTGCCGATCCTCAGCCTTGAAAGCGAAAAGCGTAAAAAGGCTTCTCCCGACCTGCATCACGCTGTAAATCAGCGCGAATATGAGCCCCTGTTCGGCAAAGGCCTCTGGCAGCGCAATGGCAAGCATCACGCCGCCGAACATCAGGAAGAACAGCAGCAGCCTGACAGGCTCCTTTTCTGTGTTCAGAAGGTTCGTGATCCACGTTGTATGGATCCAAAGCCACCATAGGGACAATATCAGGATGACAGCTTCAAGTGCTGCCGTTGGTCCGAAATCCTCTGCGAGCGCGTGAGAAAGCTGGATCAGCGCAAAGACGAAAACGAGATCAAAGAACAGTTCGGGAAAACTGGCCTTTTCCGCATCCTGCCCTTCCTGTCTGACCCAGCTTTCTGGATGCGCTTTGCGCACGCGATCATCTCCGCCCCTGCCCTTCATTCCGTTCCCGCCTCAGACGTTGAACAAATAGCCTTCGTTCTTGCGATGGTTTAACGCTGCGATAATACGCCTTCACCGCTCGCTACAACAGGGTCCGCCTTTCGACCGGGAAAATCGAGGGCGCGAGCGTTATCTGGGTAAAATCGTGGGCCGACAAGTCTAACTTTCTTTCCCGTGACGTCGGTAATGTAGTTCGGGGATGTGATCTGTGGTGCCGATAGCGGGCGCTCTGGCTTTCGAACTTCAAGAGCGCTCACATCAAAGGATTGCGCCAGCGCGGGCAGAATCATCATTATGGAAAAGGCGGCTGTAACGAGAACTATTCTTTGAGGCATCGGGCGTATCCTGGCAATATTGTTTGCGCCTTAAACAGCCTCAGATCGCTTTTGTTCCGTAGGTCTTCAGCTGTCTTCCTCGAGGTACGAACTATACTGAACGTAGTCGGCACTCGGTTGCCCATCAACGATTTCACGCGGGCGACCCGCCCCACCGGGCAGATGGCCACTGCGTTGTAATTCGGCTCTCAAAAGAGTCTCGATCGCCTTGTCCTGTGGCAGCGCGTGGTCGGCCATATAGACGGCAACAGCCAATTCAATGTCATCTGGAAACATCATGATCATAGCCACCCAGTAAGTGATAGCTGGACAACGCGGCACGGCGCAGAAGGTTCAGCCGGATGTCCCTTTCGCTGCCTTAAGGAAGATATGGCATGGTGCCCGCCGCTAGCTATTCGCGAGAACCGACGCGGTTGTTTCAACTCCTAACGTGTCAGAAATATACGTCACGATATGCCAGGACGACGGGAAAAATGTCGACAAGTTTCCGAAATCAGCGTTGACTCAAGCGATTGAAACCAAAAATGGAAATTCTAAAACGAAAGCTAAATTGCAATTAGCTTTCGCTACCTCGGATTAACCATCAGCTTGCTTTTTTCAGCA
This sequence is a window from Agrobacterium tumefaciens. Protein-coding genes within it:
- a CDS encoding hybrid sensor histidine kinase/response regulator codes for the protein MAQMMRRHDWTNSSLGCPDEWPQALKVAIRLLLTSKFEMWLGWGPDIAFFYNDAYRPTLGNKHPNALAVPTKVLWSEIWSDIKGRLETVYSSGEATWDRALLLLLERDGYPEETYHTFSYSPLIGDSGKVEGVFCAVTEETERVISERRLATMRTLASGLAVADTEVDVFNASREALKENPQDLPFCALYVFDDKGNAKRRWVCGAAEDDVLLPVTITRGAGIWNLERAWQKQDVELVSLAASEVVPSGPWPKAPSQAAVIPLVGQASDQPKGVLISGLNAHRAVSDDYLDFLKLIAGQITSRLASAEAFETERRRAAALAEAAAIREKAALALEHLNRQLSSEVELRTAERDRMRALFQQAPSFMCILSGPEHTFELVNDAYMQLVGHRKLVGLSVREALPEIAGQGFFELLDDVFQSGKPYIGRYVPVFLERNGKKQPDQRFVHLIYQPIFDLNGSLTGIFVDGFDVTDQKRAEDQLQSLNHTLEEKVEQRTLELRTALLELEKETIERETAQIALRQAQKMEALGNLTGGVAHDFNNLLQVVSGNLQLLAKDIDGNSRAEQRLQNALAGVARGAKLASQLLAFGRRQPLEPKVVNVRKLIQNMDDMLRRALGEEVELETVVSGGLWNTLIDPSQLENAILNLAINSRDAMEGRGRLTIETGNAVLDDDYALSHDDVRPGQYVLVAVTDTGSGISPDIIEHVLEPFFSTKTDGKGSGLGLSMVYGFLKQSGGNLKIYSEVGHGTTMKLYMPRTMQAADSLSDQKAIPVTGGTETVLVVEDDDGVRETSVALLTDLGYRVLKAHDAQSAFAIVSSGVQIDLLFTDVVMPGPMRSTELARKAKAQFPGIAVLFTSGYTENSIVHGGRLDAGVDLLSKPYTREALARKVRHVLNNAQQQRIALQRMERQGLATASEPVADQEQERKQLESGPTVSHVLIVEDEPLILMSTVDMVEELGHTAHEANSAEHALGVLETNRIDTLLTDVGLPGMSGIELARQVRERWPDVRIVFASGDDSAKTASGIADAHQLSKPFTIEGLRKVLGESDATV
- a CDS encoding low temperature requirement protein A, which codes for MKGRGGDDRVRKAHPESWVRQEGQDAEKASFPELFFDLVFVFALIQLSHALAEDFGPTAALEAVILILSLWWLWIHTTWITNLLNTEKEPVRLLLFFLMFGGVMLAIALPEAFAEQGLIFALIYSVMQVGRSLFTLFAFKAEDRQSLLIFVRVTIWLVISSLFWLAGGLVDLSDRILLWSIALAIEYAGPACRYVVPGMAKSDEDRLHLSGEHLAERCALFVIICLGETILTTGRTATEYMNSGLTFLVFCSAFVSTVAMWWIYFHHGQEEASKKAESADEKAKIAHNLFNYGHLPIVAGIILTAVGEDFSLSHAHDGATFREAIAILGGPILFLAGNIGVKTAAAYQRPVSHFVGVAALCLLLPVPGIPLFALQVASTAILLLVALWEYLALQRAVTNA